CTAATACAGAGAAGTTAACAACACCGTTCATCAAAGCTTTTTCACCCGATGTACCGGATGCTTCCAACGGACGAGTCGGAGTATTCAACCAGATATCAACGCCGGAAACCAGACGACGAGCCAATTGCATATCGTAATTTTCGAGGAAGATTATCTTACCCAGGAATTCCGGACGGCGAGAGATCTCGATAATACGCTTAATCAAACCCTGACCTGCACCATCGTGCGGATGAGCTTTACCTGTAAACAGGAATTGTACCGGATAATCAGGATTATTCACAATCTTAGAAAGACGCTCCAAGTCGGTGAACAACAGGTGTGCACGTTTGTAAGTAGCAAAACGACGACCGAAACCAATCAGCAATGCATTCGGATTGATCTTATCCATCAATGAAACAATACGGGAAGGATCTCCCTGGTTCTTCAACCATGTATCGCGGAATGACTTACGGATATAGTCAACCAACTTATTCTTCATAGTTATGCGAGTCTTCCAAATCTCTTCATCGGGCACATTGTAGATAGCTTCCCAAATCTTAGGATTAGATTGATCGAACCAGAAGTTTTCGTTGAAATATTTAAAGTACAGTTCTTTCCATTCAGTTGCACTCCAAGTCGGGAAGTGAACACCATTCGTTACGTATCCTACGTGGCTTTCTTCCGGGAAATAACCTTTCCAAATAGAAGAGAACATTTCTTGAGAAACTTTTCCGTGCAGCCAGCTCACACCGTTCACTTCCTGTGAAGTGTTACAAGCAAAAACAGACATACAGAAACGTTCGCCCTTATCACCCGGATTGTTACGTCCAAGATCCATCAAGTCATCCCATGAAATACCCATTTTGGAAGGATAACCACCCATATATTTGCCGAACAGACCTTCATCAAAATAGTCGTGGCCTGCAGGAACCGGAGTATGAACAGTGTAAAGAGAAGAAGCACGAACCAACTCGATAGCTTGATCGAAAGTCAATCCTGTAGCTACATAGTCGCAGATACGCTGAACATTGATTAATGCAGCATGTCCTTCATTACAGTGATAAACATCTTTCTTGATGCCCAGTGCTTTCAAAGTCAGGATACCACCGATACCCAACAAGATTTCTTGTTTCAAACGGTTTTCCCAGTCGCCGCCATAAAGCTGGTGAGTGATAGGACGGTCGAATTCACTGTTCATTTCATTATCCGTATCAAGCAGATACAAAGAAATACGTCCAACGTTTACACGCCATACGTTTGCATGAACAAAATAATCAAGATAAGGAACGTCAACTATCAACGGCTGACCATTGGCATCCATTACACGTTCAATAGGAAGTTGACCGAAGTTTTGTGCTTCGTAGTTGGCAATCTGCTGTCCATCCATAGACAACGTTTGAGTAAAGTAGCCGTAACGATACAAGAAACCTACCGCACACAAATCAACATTGCTGTCAGAAGCCTCTTTCAGATAGTCACCAGCCAATACACCCAGACCACCGGAATATATTTTCAGGACGCTGCTCAAGCCATATTCCATACTGAAATAAGCGATAGATGGGCGTTGCTCATCCGGCTTCACATCCATGTAATCTCTGAATTTCGTATAAACTTCATTCATTCTTCTTAGAATCACTTTGTCCTTTGCCAGCGCTTCCAGCTTTTCATAGCTCATACGTTCCAACAACAGTACTGGATTCTGTCCACATTCTTTCCAAAGTTCCGGATCTAGATCTCTAAACAGTTCAGTCGCTTCA
The Bacteroides luhongzhouii DNA segment above includes these coding regions:
- a CDS encoding glycosyltransferase family 1 protein produces the protein MKIKVSNVNTPNWKEVTVKSRIPEELEKLSEIARNIWWAWNFEATELFRDLDPELWKECGQNPVLLLERMSYEKLEALAKDKVILRRMNEVYTKFRDYMDVKPDEQRPSIAYFSMEYGLSSVLKIYSGGLGVLAGDYLKEASDSNVDLCAVGFLYRYGYFTQTLSMDGQQIANYEAQNFGQLPIERVMDANGQPLIVDVPYLDYFVHANVWRVNVGRISLYLLDTDNEMNSEFDRPITHQLYGGDWENRLKQEILLGIGGILTLKALGIKKDVYHCNEGHAALINVQRICDYVATGLTFDQAIELVRASSLYTVHTPVPAGHDYFDEGLFGKYMGGYPSKMGISWDDLMDLGRNNPGDKGERFCMSVFACNTSQEVNGVSWLHGKVSQEMFSSIWKGYFPEESHVGYVTNGVHFPTWSATEWKELYFKYFNENFWFDQSNPKIWEAIYNVPDEEIWKTRITMKNKLVDYIRKSFRDTWLKNQGDPSRIVSLMDKINPNALLIGFGRRFATYKRAHLLFTDLERLSKIVNNPDYPVQFLFTGKAHPHDGAGQGLIKRIIEISRRPEFLGKIIFLENYDMQLARRLVSGVDIWLNTPTRPLEASGTSGEKALMNGVVNFSVLDGWWLEGYREGAGWALTEKRTYQNQEHQDQLDAATIYSILETEILPLYYARNKKGYSEGWIKVVKNSIAQIAPHYTMKRQLDDYYSKFYCKLAKRFQTLAANDNAKAKEIAAWKEDVVAKWDAIEIVSCDKVEDLKNGDIESGKEYTITYVIDEKGLNDAVGLELVTTYATADGKQHIYSVEPFSVIKKEGNLYTFQVKHSLSNAGSFKVSYRMFPKNPELPHRQDFCYVRWFI